In Acanthopagrus latus isolate v.2019 chromosome 17, fAcaLat1.1, whole genome shotgun sequence, the following are encoded in one genomic region:
- the LOC119005710 gene encoding complement C1r-A subcomponent-like — protein MDLLCYMLWTRTLIPTPFMHNSRFLCLLVCLCTQLAASESVIHGQVHSPQYPRPYLPNLLMKRDLSVPKGYHIQLSITHLDIKESSGCSQDSLTVLHDQEVLGKFCGQKNSTDHPDRESILSESNRLSLIFRTTDSTPELQQHTGFSGIYKAIDVDECSKPDPGDGSGPLCSQICVNTPGSYRCSCHSGYKLHLDRRTCLLSCGINIFGKHEGHLSSPRYPRPSPPFLSCNYNISVESRFNVFLNFTDTFHIESVNTPQGPRCQHHWLQVTIPGREPMKLCGRQSPGVIATNSSTVRLDYHTDDEGLSHGWSLNYSTQANDCGEPEPLLNGGVTFLSGAENQYGSVIQYHCNEPFYSFPGGANFSFTCEADRKWRSNHKVTPTCVPVCGQPTKRISTYQRIIGGSGAPDNTIPWQALLNINGIRVGGMVIADHWIMTAAHDLTHNGTPVSNGTVRIYMGHTDLKPLLRTPVYVASVHIHPDYNNPRGADYNNDIALIKLQDPITFNSSIMPICLPAEGATNVTGMMGMVSGFGIMEIYPPRITKKLKYVHLPVVEQKICQDSVNHLKKTRDNVPSLTNNMFCVGLPEGGRDTCIGDSGGPFALRDDDGRFWAAGIVSWGIDCGQQGRYRIYTKVINYLDWINKTMQENGTVMGWTYSVIWFLWLSVSESWQLATSESVMHREVHSPQYPQPYLPNVLKQWDLWVSEGYQIQLTIRHLDIKASLGCHQDSLTVLFNQKVLGKFCGQENSTDHPSTGSMLSPGNRLTLIFQTSGSTQELQQHTGFSATYEAKDVDECSKPDPGDGSGPLCSQICINTPGSYRCSCHSGYKLHLDQRTCLLSCGGCTFDKQEGHLSSPGYPGTSPPNLSCKYIISVKPRFTVTLNFADNFHIQSVNTLQGPRCQHHWLQVTIPGRQPMKLCGGKSPGVIATNSSTVRLDYHTDDEGLSHGWSLDYSTQAIDCGEPEPLLNGGVTYLSGFQNHYRSVIQYYCNEPFYSFPEGAFVNFTCEADGKWRSKHNDVTPTCIPVCGQPTVLIPAYQRIIGGSEAPENTIPWQVLLSVDGQRAGGMVIADRWIMTAASLLVHEGNVAPKESVRAYMGFTNVRTLLSSPVFAASVHIHPEYNNPNGVNYNSDIALIKLPHPITFNSSIMPICLPAEGVTYVTGMMGLLSGFGLTEEGKQRILTNKLRYVQLPVVEQETCSNSITMVRRRRNNVPSLTDNMFCAGVPEGGKDSCQGDSGCPFAMADDHGRFWAAGIVSWGVDCGRQGTYGVYTTVANYLDWITKTMQEN, from the exons ATGGACCTACTGTGTTATATG CTTTGGACTCGCACCTTAATTCCAACTCCGTTTATGCACAATTCcaggtttctgtgtttgttggtgtgtttgtgcacacagcTGGCCGCCTCTGAGTCTGTAATACATGGGCAGGTCCACTCCCCTCAATATCCCCGGCCATACCTTCCCAACCTGCTGATGAAACGGGACCTCTCCGTTCCTAAGGGCTACCATATCCAGCTCTCTATTACACACCTGGATATCAAAGAGTCTTCAGGCTGTTCTCAAGACTCTCTGACG GTTCTCCATGATCAAGAGGTCTTGGGGAAGTTTTGTGGGCAGAAAAATTCAACGGATCACCCAGATAGAGAGTCAATCCTTTCTGAAAGCAACAGACTGAGCCTCATATTCCGAACAACTGACTCCACTCCTGAGCTCCAACAGCACACTGGCTTCTCTGGCATCTATAAGGCAATAG ATGTGGATGAGTGTTCAAAACCAGACCCTGGAGATGGATCGGGTCCACTCTGCTCTCAGATCTGCGTCAACACTCCTGGTTCTTATCGCTGCTCCTGCCACAGTGGCTACAAACTTCATTTAGACCGGCGCACATGTTTGC TGTCCTGTGGTATTAACATATTTGGCAAGCATGAGGGACATCTATCCAGTCCAAGGTACCCTCGTCCCTCACCTCCTTTTCTGTCCTGCAACTACAACATCTCTGTGGAGTCCAGATTCAATGTCTTTCTGAATTTTACTGACACATTTCACATAGAGAGTGTAAACACTCCACAAGGCCCCAGGTGTCAACATCACTGGCTGCAG GTGACCATCCCAGGCAGAGAACCGATGAAGCTTTGTGGTAGACAGAGTCCAGGTGTGATAGCTACAAATTCCAGCACTGTGAGACTGGACTACCACACTGATGATGAAGGCCTGAGTCATGGCTGGAGCCTGAACTACAGTACACAAG CAAATGACTGTGGAGAACCTGAACCCTTACTGAATGGAGGGGTGACCTTCCTGTCTGGAGCTGAGAATCAGTACGGTTCTGTTATTCAGTATCACTGTAATGAACCGTTTTACTCTTTCCCTGGGGGTGCAAATT TTAGTTTTACCTGTGAAGCAGACAGAAAGTGGAGATCCAACCACAAGGTCACTCCAACATGTGTACCGG TTTGTGGCCAGCCCACAAAACGCATCTCTACCTATCAGAGGATCATTGGAGGCAGTGGAGCTCCAGATAATACCATCCCCTGGCAAGCGCTACTGAATATCAATGGAATAAGAGTGGGAGGCATGGTGATTGCAGATCACTGGATTATGACAGCAGCTCATGACCTTACACATAATGGAACACCAGTTTCAAATGGGACTGTACGG ATCTACATGGGACATACTGATCTTAAACCACTTTTGAGAACTCCTGTGTATGTTGCTTCAGTCCATATCCACCCTGATTACAACAACCCCAGAGGAGCAGACTACAACAATGACATTGCCTTGATCAAACTGCAAGACCCAATTACTTTCAACTCATCCATTATGCCAATATGTTTGCCAGCAGAAGGTGCCACAAATGTCACTGGCATGATGGG AATGGTGTCAGGCTTTGGCATTATGGAAATTTACCCCCCACGGATAACAAAGAAGCTGAAGTATGTGCACCTCCCTGTGGTGGAGCAGAAGATATGCCAGGATTCAGTCAACCATCTGAAGAAGACGAGGGACAATGTACCAAGTCTGACaaataacatgttttgtgttggaCTCCctgaaggagggagggacacCTGTATAGGTGACAGTGGAGGCCCCTTCGCCTTGAGGGATGATGACGGACGGTTCTGGGCTGCTGGGATTGTTAGCTGGGGGATTGACTGTGGACAGCAGGGAAGATACAGAATCTATACTAAAGTCATTAACTACCTGGACTGGATAAATAAGACTATGCAGGAGAACGGAA CAGTCATGGGATGGACCTACTCTGTTATATG GTTTCTGTGGTTGTCAGTGAGTGAGAGCTGGCAGCTGGCCACCTCTGAGTCTGTAATGCACAGGGAGGTCCATTCCCCTCAGTATCCCCAGCCTTACCTTCCCAATGTGCTGAAGCAATGGGATCTCTGGGTTTCTGAGGGCTACCAGATCCAGCTGACCATAAGACATCTGGATATTAAAGCTTCTTTGGGATGTCATCAAGATTCTCTGACG GTTCTTTTCAATCAAAAGGTCTTGGGGAAGTTTTGTGGCCAGGAGAATTCAACTGATCACCCAAGCACTGGGTCGATGCTTTCTCCAGGCAACAGACTGACTCTCATATTCCAAACAAGTGGCTCCACTCAAGAGCTCCAACAACACACTGGCTTCTCTGCTACCTACGAAGCAAAAG ATGTGGATGAGTGTTCAAAACCAGACCCTGGAGATGGATCGGGTCCACTCTGCTCTCAGATCTGCATAAACACCCCTGGTTCTTATCGCTGCTCCTGTCACAGTGGTTACAAACTCCATTTAGACCAGCGCACATGTCTGT TATCCTGTGGTGGTTGTACATTTGACAAGCAAGAGGGACATCTATCCAGTCCAGGGTACCCTGGCACTTCACCTCCAAATTTGTCCTGCAAGTACATTATCTCTGTGAAACCCAGGTTTACTGTCACTCTCAACTTTGCTGACAACTTCCACATACAGAGTGTAAACACTTTGCAAGGTCCCAGATGTCAACATCACTGGCTGCAG GTGACCATCCCAGGCAGACAGCCTATGAAGCTTTGTGGCGGAAAGAGTCCAGGTGTGATAGCTACAAATTCCAGTACTGTGAGACTGGACTACCACACTGATGATGAAGGCCTGAGTCATGGCTGGAGCCTTGATTACAGCACACAAG CCATTGATTGTGGAGAACCTGAGCCTTTGCTGAATGGAGGTGTGACCTACCTGTCTGGCTTCCAGAATCATTATCGTTCTGTTATTCAGTATTACTGCAATGAACCGTTTTACTCTTTCCCTGAGGGTGCATTTG TAAATTTCACCTGTGAAGCAGACGGAAAGTGGAGATCCAAACACAATGATGTCACTCCAACATGCATACCTG TCTGTGGCCAGCCTACAGTCCTCATCCCTGCCTACCAGAGGATCATTGGAGGtagtgaagctccagaaaataCCATCCCCTGGCAAGTGTTACTGAGTGTAGATGGACAAAGAGCAGGAGGCATGGTGATTGCAGACCGCTGGATTAtgactgcagcttctctccttGTACATGAAGGAAATGTAGCGCCAAAAGAGTCTGTACGG GCTTACATGGGATTCACGAATGTAAGAACCCTGTTGAGCTCTCCTGTGTTCGCTGCCTCAGTCCACATTCACCCTGAATACAACAACCCCAATGGTGTAAACTATAACAGTGACATTGCTTTGATCAAACTGCCGCACCCGATCACGTTCAACTCATCCATTATGCCAATATGTTTGCCAGCAGAGGGGGTCACATATGTCACTGGCATGATGGG ACTGCTGTCTGGCTTCGGGCTCacagaagaaggaaaacaacGGATTTTAACAAATAAGCTGAGGTACGTGCAGCTGCCTGTGGTCGAGCAGGAAACATGCAGTAATTCAATCACcatggtgaggaggagaaggaacaaTGTGCCGAGTCTGACAGATAACATGTTTTGTGCTGGAGTTCCTGAAGGTGGGAAGGACTCCTGTCAGGGTGACAGCGGATGCCCCTTCGCCATGGCTGATGACCATGGACGGTTCTGGGCTGCTGGTATTGTCAGCTGGGGGGTTGACTGCGGACGGCAGGGAACATACGGAGTCTACACCACAGTCGCCAACTACCTGGACTGGATCACCAAAACTATGCAGGAGAACTGA
- the LOC119006317 gene encoding complement C1r subcomponent-like: protein MGWTFCIIWFLYVSVSECGPVPDSEPLMYGEVQSPQYPQAYPPNLQQQWDLSVPEGYRIRLTFTHLDIEASTGCHYDALTVLYDDKVLEKFCGNENSADGHHPGTEPILSPGNRLTLIFQTDDSNPERHQNLGFSAQYQAIDIDECSLPEPADGSGPLCSQICLNTLGSYLCSCHHGFELRSDQRTCLLSCSGGIFDEPEGHLFSPGYPDPPPHGVSCQYIIAVESGFTVSLNFTDNFHIESVDTEQGQNCLYHWLQVTVPDKEPMKLCGGKSPGLIETNSNTVTLEYHTDSDGQSSGWSLDYSTHRVKCPFPGKVAKGRVTPALTEYLYRDYIFVRCDQGYKLMTEGKEIKSFSSMCQSNGEWHLPLPECHITDCGEPKPLLNGGVTFLSGFQNQYGSVVQYYCNEPFYSLLGGITANFTCDADRRWRSNNEIAISPTCIPVCGQPTVLIPAYQRIIGGSEAPENTIPWQVLLSVDGQRAGGMVIADRWIMTAAHVLAHEGNVAPKESVRAYMGLTNVRTLLSSPVFAASVHVHPEYNNPNGVNYNSDIALVKLPHPITFNSSIMPICLPAEGVTYVTGMMGLVSGFGLTEEGKQRILTNKLKYVQLPVVEQETCSNSITMARRRRNNVPSLTNNMFCAGVPEGGKDSCQGDSGGPFAMADDNGRFWAAGIVSWGVDCGRQGTYGVYTTVANYLDWITKTMQEN, encoded by the exons ATGGGGTGGACCTTCTGTATCATCTG GTTTCTGTATGTGTCAGTGAGTGAGTGCGGGCCGGTTCCTGACTCTGAGCCTCTTATGTACGGGGAGGTCCAGTCCCCCCAGTATCCCCAGGCTTACCCTCCCAACCTGCAACAACAGTGGGACCTCAGTGTGCCCGAGGGATACCGGATCAGACTcaccttcacacacctggacatCGAAGCTTCTACAGGCTGCCATTACGACGCCCTGACA GTTCTCTATGATGATAAGGTCCTGGAAAAGTTTTGTGGCAATGAAAACTCTGCTGATGGGCATCACCCAGGCACTGAGCCCATTTTGTCTCCAGGCAACAGACTCACCCTCATTTTCCAGACTGACGACAGCAACCCAGAGCGCCACCAGAACCTTGGTTTTTCTGCTCAGTACCAGGCAATAG ACATAGATGAGTGTTCTCTGCCAGAGCCTGCAGATGGCTCAGGTCCACTCTGCTCTCAGATCTGCCTCAACACCCTCGGCTCATACCTCTGTTCATGTCATCACGGGTTCGAGCTGCGCTCAGACCAGCGCACCTGTCTGT TGTCCTGCAGCGGCGGTATATTTGATGAGCCAGAGGGACATCTGTTCAGTCCAGGATACCCGGACCCCCCACCTCATGGTGTGTCCTGTCAGTACATCATTGCTGTAGAGTCTGGCTTCACTGTCTCTCTAAACTTCACTGACAACTTCCACATTGAGAGTGTGGACACTGAGCAAGGCCAAAACTGTCTCTATCACTGGTTGCAG GTGACTGTTCCAGACAAAGAGCCAATGAAGCTGTGTGGTGGAAAGAGTCCAGGTCTGATTGAGACAAACTCCAACACTGTCACGCTGGAGTACCACACTGACAGTGACGGCCAGAGCAGCGGCTGGAGCCTGGACTACAGCACAcaca GAGTGAAGTGTCCATTTCCCGGAAAAGTAGCTAAGGGCAGAGTCACTCCAGCCTTGACTGAATATCTCTACAGAGACTACATCTTTGTGCGCTGTGACCAAGGATACAAGCTGATGACG gAAGGGAAGGAGATAAAGAGTTTCTCATCCATGTGCCAAAGTAACGGAGAGTGGCACCTCCCTCTGCCAGAATGCCACA TAACTGACTGTGGGGAACCCAAACCTTTGCTGAATGGAGGCGTGACCTTCCTGTCTGGATTTCAGAATCAGTACGGTTCTGTTGTTCAGTATTACTGCAATGAACCATTTTATTCTCTCCTTGGGGGCATAACAG CTAACTTCACCTGTGATGCAGACAGAAGGTGGAGATCCAACAACGAGATTGCTATCAGTCCAACATGTATACCAG TCTGTGGCCAGCCTACAGTCCTCATCCCTGCCTACCAGAGGATCATTGGAGGtagtgaagctccagaaaataCCATCCCCTGGCAAGTGTTACTGAGTGTAGATGGACAAAGAGCAGGAGGCATGGTGATTGCAGACCGCTGGATTATGACTGCGGCTCATGTCCTCGCACATGAAGGAAATGTAGCACCAAAAGAGTCTGTACGG GCTTACATGGGACTCACGAATGTAAGAACCCTGTTGAGCTCTCCTGTGTTCGCTGCCTCAGTCCACGTTCACCCTGAATACAACAACCCCAATGGTGTAAACTATAACAGTGACATTGCTTTGGTCAAACTGCCGCACCCGATCACGTTCAACTCATCCATTATGCCAATATGTTTGCCAGCAGAGGGGGTCACATATGTCACTGGCATGATGGG ACTGGTGTCTGGCTTCGGGCTCACAGAAGAAGGGAAACAACGGATTTTAACAAATAAGCTGAAGTACGTGCAGCTGCCTGTGGTCGAGCAGGAAACATGCAGTAATTCAATTACCATggcgaggaggagaaggaacaaTGTGCCGAGTCTGACAAATAACATGTTTTGTGCTGGAGTTCCTGAAGGTGGGAAGGACTCCTGTCAGGGTGACAGTGGAGGCCCCTTCGCCATGGCTGATGACAATGGACGGTTCTGGGCTGCTGGTATTGTCAGCTGGGGGGTTGACTGCGGGCGGCAGGGAACATACGGAGTCTACACCACAGTCGCCAACTACCTGGACTGGATCACCAAAACTATGCAGGAGAATTAA
- the LOC119006319 gene encoding complement C1s subcomponent-like, translated as MLRLSLLLLLLAHLTASSTLLGWVESPGYPSGYLPHASLNWSRCAPKGHTISIRLIHLDLEDSQDCENDAVKVFSNGDLISVLCGKREFEELQSIVNPLLVSAPGGCLSLSFHSDYSNPKRHTGFRGFYTDQDFDECQDDPDNRCTQFCHNFIGGYYCSCRHGYHLDTDKHTCTVSCAEDLSGLKTGDISSPSWPAPYAENANCQYTLSVEDHLQLELHFSDHFDVEQRPDGQCIDELKIETPSGTLGPFCGHAPPASPFLTHSHHVRIHFSSDGFGTNKGFALHFKTQDKTCPTAVTPHSTAAPQQAEYVQGQTVTVTCDIGYVVNNEGTQTMSSEYVTTCQATGIWTPSYICEPVDCGKPDIPKDGILHLVGSENPNTKYKAQIHVNCSSDYYKLEGDDTFTCNANGEWESGDGRTDMSKCTEVCGEPKKHHLSTGRILGGQDANQGEIPWHLLIKEPKRGGASLINDRWAVTAAHVVENVPQTSLHLYGGVVHDSLTHDRSSGIVVMNSERIIIHPNYIQNVADQTNFDNDIALIRFASRVTLGPNLLPICLPEANRGLVDNEQGTVSGFGFTVEGNRFVTSSKLKYAHIEVYPLTECENTPTTPTNKRMHFTNNMFCAGAQGKDSCRKDSGGPFVSPMLAEGNEPYYLTGLVSWGAPCRQRQYKGYYTKVENYVDWIKEKIDETEKSLRG; from the exons ATGTTGCGATTAAG cctcctgcttctcctgctcGCACACTTGACGGCCTCCTCCACGCTGCTTGGATGGGTGGAGTCTCCAGGGTATCCCAGCGGATACCTGCCCCATGCCAGTCTAAACTGGAGCAGGTGTGCCCCCAAAGGTCACACCATCTCCATCAGGCTCATCCACCTGGACCTCGAGGACAGCCAAGACTGTGAAAATGATGCGGTGAAG GTCTTTTCAAATGGAGACCTCATTTCCGTTCTATGCGGCAAAAGGGAATTTGAGGAACTCCAGTCCATTGTGAATCCCTTGCTCGTCTCTGCCCCGGGTGGCTGCCTCTCCCTCTCGTTCCACTCTGACTACTCAAACCCCAAGAGGCACACTGGCTTCAGGGGCTTTTATACTGATCAAG ACTTTGACGAATGTCAGGACGACCCTGATAACAGATGCACACAGTTCTGTCACAACTTCATCGGAGGGTACTACTGCTCCTGTCGCCATGGTTACCACctggacacagacaaacacacttgcacTG TGAGTTGTGCTGAGGATCTGTCAGGGCTGAAAACAGGTGACATATCCAGCCCCTCCTGGCCGGCTCCGTATGCAGAAAATGCCAACTGTCAGTATACCCTGTCTGTAGAGGAtcacctgcagctggagctgcacTTCTCTGACCATTTTGATGTGGAACAAAGACCTGATGGTCAATGCATAGACGAACTGAAG ATTGAGACACCCTCTGGGACTCTGGGGCCGTTCTGCGGCCACGCGCCTCCTGCCTCTCCCttcctcactcactcacatcATGTCCGTATCCACTTCAGCTCTGATGGCTTTGGCACAAACAAAGGCTTCGCTCTCCACTTTAAGACACAAG ACAAGACGTGTCCTACAGCAGTAACCCCGCACTCTACTGCGGCGCCTCAGCAAGCGGAATATGTTCAGGGTCAAACAGTCACAGTCACCTGTGACATTGGCTATGTAGTTAATAAT GAAGGCACCCAGACAATGTCATCAGAGTACGTGACGACATGCCAGGCTACGGGAATATGGACTCCCAGTTACATCTGTGAAC CTGTGGACTGCGGTAAACCTGACATTCCAAAAGATGGCATCCTTCATTTGGTGGGCTCGGAAAATCCCAACACTAAGTACAAAGCTCAGATCCACGTGAACTGCAGTTCAGACTACTACAAACTGGAAGGAGATG ACACTTTCACTTGCAATGCCAATGGTGAATGGGAATCAGGGGATGGCAGAACGGATATGTCGAAATGCACTGAAG tctgCGGAGAGCCTAAAAAACACCATTTGAGTACAGGCAGAATTTTGGGAGGTCAGGATGCAAACCAGGGAGAAATACCATGGCATCTTTTGATAAAAGAGCCAAAAAGAGGAGGAGCATCACTGATCAACGACCGCTGGGCTGTTACAGCAGCTCATGTTGTGGAAAATGTGCCGCAAACCTCTCTGCACCTGTATGGTGGAGTGGTACACGACAGCTTAACACATGACCGATCGTCTGGCATAGTCGTCATGAACAGTGAGAGGATCATAATTCATCCCAACTACATCCAGAACGTTGCAGACCAAACAAATTTTGACAATGACATCGCTCTAATCAGATTTGCTTCCAGGGTGACTTTAGGCCCAAATCTCCTTCCCATTTGTCTGCCAGAGGCAAACAGGGGCTTGGTGGACAATGAGCAAGGCACAGTGTCAGGCTTTGGGTTTACAGTGGAGGGGAACAGATTTGTCACATCTTCCAAGCTAAAATACGCACATATTGAGGTATACCCCCTTACAGAGTGTGAGAACACACCCACCACACCTACCAACAAACGCATGCACTTCACCAATAACATGTTCTGTGCTGGAGCACAGGGAAAGGACAGCTGCAGGAAAGACAGCGGAGGTCCGTTTGTTTCGCCAATGTTGGCTGAAGGCAATGAGCCTTATTATCTGACCGGCCTTGTGTCCTGGGGAGCCCCCTGTCGACAGAGACAGTACAAGGGCTACTACACCAAGGTGGAGAATTATGTAGATTGGATTAAGGAGAAAATAGACGAAACCGAAAAATCTTTAAGAGGGTAA